The stretch of DNA GCACCTGTGAGTCTGTGAGATGTGAGATCGACATAGAGCTAGAAATACAGTTGGCTTGTGAGCATACTATGCAGTCCCCTGCAGATTTATCATACCCTACTTGAAGTGCGTACTTGTGAAAGACAAAATGATGCTTAAGTGACTCATTTAGTACATCTTTTCTGCTTGATGCTTGTAATGCACCTGTGTGTATATTTTTCTTCTGTAGCCCTGTTTTACCTATGTGCCTGAACAATGTGGCTGTGTATATTATGACACAAAGTATCTGAATATGGTTGTAGAATGGCAGTTTGAAACTGCGGCGAGCTTACTTGCAGCACCACATTCGTCTTCTTGTTTTCTTTTCTCCCTGCAAAATGGTGTTGGCGGTGAATTCAGCACACCTAGAAAGGGTAGCATTATCTACGAAATCAGCCGATGTTTCTGAATGATAATAGCCATCGATCACAAGGTCGTCGGCAGATCGTCTTTCAAATTGTCGTGTGCAGAGTAATTTCGATGATAATATGGCCTCATCTGATGAGACACGACTCAGGGAAAGAGAACAGCAGAGTCAACATGGAACTGCCGCAGACATATTGGCAGGGCCGATCGTGCTTCCAGATTAATTATTATTAGAGGAGCTTATGGGCACATTTTTCATCGAAGTGGTCGTGCCGGAGTGGTTATCGGGCATGACTAGAAATCATGTGGGCTTTGCCCGCGCAGGTTCGAATCCTGCCGACCACGATGTTTTTGCCATATCTAAAGGGTCAAAGTATAGTAGATTTGCAAGCATTTTTCCCCTTTGCTTTCTTGCAATAAAGAAATGTATATCATATATCGTGGCCATGATTTAAATTTTTTTGCCATTTTTCTGTAGGGTCAAAGTATAGTAGATTTGCAAGCATTTTTCCCCTTTGCTTTCTTGCAATAAAGAAATGTATATCATATATCGTGGCCATGATTTAATTTTTTTTGCCATTTTTCTGTAGGGTGTAGAATTGTAAGCATTTTTCCACTTTACTTTCCTGCAACAAAGAAATGACCACCATCATCTCgacaaaagaaaaaagaaatgaTCACCATATAAAGTTCGAATCCTGTCGACCATGATTTTTTGCCATTTCTCTAGAGGGTCAAAGTATAGTAGTTTTGCGAGCATTTTTTCCCTTTACTTCACGATTTTTTTGCCATTTTTCTGTAGGGTCAAGTTATAGTAGAATGGTAAGCATGTTTCCACTTTACTTTCCTGCAACAAAGAAATGATCACCATCATCTcgaaagaagaaaaaagaaatgACCGCCGTCATCtcgaaaaaagaaaaaaagaaatgaTCACCATATAAAGTTCGAATCCTGTCGACCATGATTTTTTGCCATTTGTCTAGAGGGTCAAAGTATAGTAGATTTGCAAGCATTTTTCCCCTTTGCTTTCTTGCAATAAAGAAATGTATATCATATATCGTGGCCATGATTTAAATTTTTTTGCCATTTTTCTGTAGGGTCAAAGTATAGTAGATTTGCAAGCATTTTTCCCCTTTGCTTTCTTGCAATAAAGAAATGTATATCATATATCGTGGCCATGATTTAATTTTTTTTGCCATTTTTCTGTAGGGTGTAGAATTGTAAGCATTTTTCCACTTTACTTTCCTGCAACAAAGAAATGACCACCATCATCTCgacaaaagaaaaaagaaatgaTCACCATATAAAGTTCGAATCCTGTCGACCATGATTTTTTGCCATTTCTCTAGAGGGTCAAAGTATAGTAGTTTTGCAAGCATTTTTTCCCTTTACTTCACGATTTTTTTGCCATTTTTCTGTAGGGTCAAGTTATAGTAGAATGGTAAGCATGTTTCCACTTTACTTTCCTGCAACAAAGAAATGATCACCATCATCTcgaaagaagaaaaaagaaatgACCGCCGTCATCtcgaaaaaagaaaaaaagaaatgaTCACCATATAAAGTTCGAATCCTCTCGACCATGATTTTTTGCCATTTGTCTAGAGGGTCAAAGTATAGTAGATTTGCAAGCATTTtttccctttactttcttgcaataAAGAAATGTAAATCATATATGGTGGCCACAATTTTTTTTGCCATTTTTCTGTAGTGTCAAGTTATAGTGGAATCGTAAGCATTTTTTCACTTTACTTTCCTGCAACAAAGAAATGATCACCGTCGtctcaaaaaaataaaaaagaaatgaTCACCATATATCGTGTTTCTATTTCTCTAGAGGGTCAAAGTATAGTAGATTTGAATGATGGTGATTACAAGAACCCCGGTAACATAATTTGAATGACATAGCTTGTTTGAATCCTGCTGACCACGTTTTTTCCAGGAGGGTCAAATTATAGTAGATGTGCAAGCATTTCCCCCCTCTTTACTTCTCCGCAACAGAGAAATAAACACCATATATCGTGTTTCACAAAATGTAGTAATTGGCAAAGCAGGTTATTATCCGGTGCTGGGAGGATCACTTATCCAGTCATCATCAACTCATATACCTTATTTCATGTTCTTTTATGGACTCCTAATCGGGGTCAATAAGAGGATGTTTTTTATACGACCAGACTGCTATGGCCTGGAGAAAGAGGATAAGAAAAAAAATCATCCTGTAAAATGGTCTGAGGTGTGCAGAGCTAAATACATGACAGTGGGGACTAGGAATTCAAAACCTAGCTTTGATGAATAAAGCTTTGTTGTGTAAACGGTGGTGGAAACTGTTTAACATTGAGGGGCTTTAGGGCAGCAAATGCTAATAAATAAATATCAAAATAATAAATGTCTTGCTAGAATTAAGAAAAAGCAGGGGGATCCACAGTTTTGGTGTGAGCTGATTAAGCATCAGGGTCATTTTCTGTCTTTCTGCAAATTTGTAGTTGGGGGGGGTGGCAAAAATGTAAGATTCAATGAGGATAGATGGGTTGGGGGGAAATCCCTTAAGGAGAATTTCCCTAGACTTTGTAACATGTGTTTTGACAAAAGTAAGTCTATTGGTGAGATATTGGGTAAAGGGCTTGATGATGTACAGTTTAGAAGAACACATTATGGGGATTCTCTTGAACTTTGGAAGAGGTGTGTGTTGTAGTGACTTTAGCGGATCAAAAAGATAGGATCCAATGGACCTTAACCAAAAATGGTATAGACACTATTAAATCATATTACAAACACTTGATTGAGAATGGAATGAGATATCCACATGATTTTTTGTGGAAATCGAAATACCCCCTAGAGTTAAAGTGTTTCTTTGGCTAGTTCTTCGAAATAGTATCCTTATAAAAGACAATCTGTTTAGAACAGGATGGTCTAGGGACAAGAAATGTCCTTTTTGTGACTGAGATGAGAACACTACTCATCTGCTTTTTGATTGTTCTGCAGACAGACTGCTACAGAATATTATGAAATGTGCTTTTGATTTACCTATTAGTATTCAAAACACGTTTGATGTGTGGCAGAAGCAATTTAGTAAAAATGGTAGAAATTTCGCAGTTACTGTGATATCTTTGGTATTTTCAGCAATATAGAAGTTAAGAAATGGGGTGATTTAAAAAAACAAGGTTGCTGACTTTTGTGTTCCTGTTAATCTGGCAGTTAAAATGCTCCATGATTGGTTTGTTTTGCAGACAAACCCAGAAAGACGAATGGTGTTAAAGTGGGGCGTAAGAAGGGTTGAAATGATCGTTGGGGAAAGTTTTCAAAGTTGCGCACTGATGGAGGACCTCACTTCGGATCACGGCTGGCTGAAGGGGGGGTCTGTTCTACCCAGATGGAGCTTTGGTTGATCTCTCCCAGTTTTTTGCTTTGCATTTAGAACTATCTGTGTAAGAACTTTTGGCTGGTGTTAGCTGGTCTATAAATAAAGTATGATCGTCCTGGAGATTCCGACATGTGGTTGTCCTAGGATGGATTTGTTATGTTGGCACTAAAACCTTATTAGCTTGCTCTAGGCTTTGTGGCAGTTTGCTGTTTTAGCCTTTTTGTGGTTTCGATGGATAGTTGGGGATAGGCTGGCTGAAGCCATCTTCAAACCATGCATCATTTACCTTTTTTAGTTTTCTGTTGCTGGTAGTTTTTTTAGGGAAGATGTTATGGTTTCTGATAAATGATAATCAAAGAGGGAGCTCTCTTTTCTCAAAACGAAAATAAAAAATATATTGTGTTTCTTTGTTGTGATTACAAGAAACCCCGATACATGGTTTGAATGAACATAACTCGTTCGAATCCTGCTCATCACGTTTTTTAAGAGGGTAAACTTATAAGAGATAGTTGGGCAAGCATTTTTTCTCTTTACTTTCCCACAACGGAGGAATAAACGTCATATATTGTGTTTTTTTGTTGTGATTACAAGAAACACACACTCATGCAGCTCCGACACACAGTCTTTTTAGCTGAATGACATAGTTCAAGGTAAACATTTTTTCTCATTAAGAGTCTTGGCTAATCTGACCCCCTATACGCCCGCAGGTGCGTTCGCGGATAGCACCCGCCAGCCTCTCATATCTTATGCCCGACATCCACACATTATAAAGCTGGACTCTCGAATCCATGTAAATTCATGCACATTCATCATACACGTCAATGTCAGACGTAAATAATAAATGTTGGTACCGAAAGTACATAGGTTGACATAATTTTTTCAAGTGCACAACTCAAATGGTAGCTCATTGATTTCCATTGTGGGTCCGCATATGCTCCACAAGATCATTGAGTAGTTGCGCATTCACCTGATGATCTCGAAGATTTTGATGCATCTGCAGGGAGTTCATAAGCTGAGGTGCATCTTGATCTCCCGGGATTTAAAGTTGTTCTTCAAGTGCTTCAAAATCATTGGTTTGCGCTACACCATCATCCTCATTCTCGACAAATCATATTGTGTAAAATAACACATGTCATGAGTTGCCACAGAGTTTTCGATTCTCACATCATTGCGGCTCCATGAACAATTCCTCAACGAGCTTGAAGCACTCCGAATGCCCCTCTCTACATCCTTCCTAGCCGCTTCTTGCATTAACGCAAAGTGGCTTTGTTTGTTTCCCTATAGTTTGAATATGATCTTCACAAACGCCCCCAGTAAGGACAGATGCTCCCATGTTTGTACTCACAGCCGTTGGCAGTATAGTTGCAAGGCGCCGATTCCCCATTGCAAAGCCTCCTGAAAATCATAGATCGTTGAAGCACATTGATGCCGTTGTGAGATCTTGCCATTccaaagaaagcatgccaaatcTATAAAGTCATGTGACGCCACCGCTTCTAGTATGATGGCGGTCCTCTTTGGTGCGAGCTTGATACATTCCCCATAAACCTTTGGGGTAGTTCTTTCATTGGTAATGCATGCAATCAATTGACCCGAGCATTTCTAGAAACCTTCTGGCCTCTCCAATAGCCAACAACCTTACTGTTGCTTGCACATTTGGTTCTCTCAGATACTCCGCTCCAAACACCACCTGCGCACCACGGCGCGGGCAAACTTGATAGTAGTCTTCAGGCATGTGCTCTCCCCATCCTGACCATCTCACCAACGACATCTGCGACAGTACCAAGTGCAAGCATTCTCAGAGTAGCCGTGCACTTCTGCTTAGCAGAGGAAGAAATTTGGCCACAACAATCCCTTTTGAGCTTAAAGTAGTCATCGTGTGCCTCCACTCCCTCCATAATGCGCAAGAACAATGGTTGCCGCATGAGGAAACAACGATGAAACCATGGATCATCCGTGAAAGTTGGGTTCAGAGCAAAATAGTCCTTCTGCAATAGCCATGCTCTGGACACCCTATCCCGATTGATCACTCGTCTCCCTTTGATTGAGCCCTTGAAGTTGAGAATGTGCTCCACCCGCCAGTCCATTTCTTCTTGCATGCTCATGAGCATGATCATGTCCACTTATTCGTCCGAACCCGAGGAATCGAAGACCTCATCTTGAATCATTTGATCAAGCTCTGTCGGTCCATACTTCTCGTCCGATGAAACATCGGAATTCATCGTTTTCCCTACTAAAATCACAAAAAACCCGGTCAAAGAATATGTTAGACACACAGAGCGTAAGGTGGGGCCGAGAGGACAACCGTGCCAGTGCTGGAGGCGCGGAGGCTAGGAACGGTTGAGGAGCACGTGCGGCGGCGGAGTGGCGAGACGAACGtcgatgaggaggaagaagagaggagaTAGCAAATGGACCCGGTAAGTAATGGGTGGATTTGGTGCTTTTCCAGgtgggggcgggcacgcccgggCGTCCCTATATCCGCCTCATATTTAAGTTGAACTAGATGATGCCCCGCACATTGTTGCAGGAATCTTTTGCAATGTTTCAATGAGATTTGGTTATATCGAACATCAATACTTGAAACAATTGTTTTTTTAAAGTATATAAGAATTAAATGTAAATAGCATAATAGAATGGAATTTGACATGCATGCATGTTGAAGTGGATTTTTACTATGCATAGTTGCATGTTGAGGTGGGCATTTTTTTATGCATGTTGAATGGTGAGGTGGCAtacttgcatgttgagagaaatatgtTAATGgaggctagctatttagatatagaagatatGAGGGGTACTAGTCAGCCCTGCCATTTGAGACTCGTTAAGGCGCTTGTCTGGGTCGTATTTTCATGACCAGTTAGTGACCGGACCTTCTGACCGGGCGTTTGAGTCGGATATAGGGCGCCCGTGGATGCTCTAATTTCCTTCAACAAAGGGATGATCAGCATGTACTAGCATGTTTCTTTGTTGCGAGAGGACAGGGAGCTCCGGACGCATGGCAGTATGGGAATGGGGGCACGGCAGAGCATAGAAGCGTGCCCGGTTCCGCTGGACTAGGTTGCCCGATCAACGCTAGGCAGTTCCTGGTCCCAGGCCTCGCGGAGCCCCGTTTCCCCATCGGGGCAGGCAGGTGATACGCAGTAACGCAGATCGCGTGGTCGCACTGCACGGAACGGGCTGTCGTCGGGCCTGTACACCGCAGCGCGCCAGCGCGCACATGCGGCGCCGGAAGCCGTCAGACGTCACGCGAACGACCGCGACGCGACCCGACCCGCCCGCCACGCGGCGACGGGCCAGGCGACACTTGGCTCTGCCGCCCCGCGCGGCCTCGACCGGAAACGGCCGCTCCCCACCTGAACCCCGACGCTCCTCCGCCCCACTCAACCCcgcggctctcgctcgctcgacTCCTCCCCTTCACCTCCCGGGGCGCATTAACACCTTCCTAATCAGTTTCCCCTTCGCATCCCCGCACCAATCCGCGCCGCGTTCCAATCCATTTCCGCCCCCTCCAATCATCCCCAAACCCTACCCGCCGTCGCGCCGCCCGCtgaccgccgccgcccgcccgcccgccgcGCGGGGGCAGGGAGGCAGGGAGGAGGAGAAGATGGGCCGGTGGGGGATGAAGCTCGGCGACATGGCCGAGTTCCAGTGCTTCGTCTGCAAGGACGCCGGCGACGTCCGCGTCTGCGACTCCAGGTGagcgccgcccctcgccgcgccCCAGGGTTTTCTCCATCCTCTGTTCCGCGGGAGACCCGCGCCGCGTCGGCGGCCGGCGAATCGCCCGGTCATAATCGTCGCTGAATATTAATTGCCCTGCCGTGCCGCCTTTCAGGAACTGCCTCAAGAGCTACCACCCGTGCTGCGTGGGGAAGGAGGACGACTTCATTGATTCCAGTGAGCAATACGTTTGTGGTAAGCGCTTACGCATAATGATTCCCAGTTGTTTCATCATGCGTGACTGCCGTGGGAATCGGCACTGCATCTGTGCAGTTGTTATGCTGCGTGCTCGTATCCAATTACTCATTCCTTGACTCCAAGGACCAATACATATACATTCGTGGTGGGCGTTTATGCTTACTCATACCTAGCTGTTTTACCATGCATGCCTGCTACTGGAATTGACGCTACATCGTGCACCTGTTTTCTGCGTGCTCAAATTCAGTTACTCGTTCCTTGGTCACGGCGGAGGATCCTATATCATATATCGTGCATGTGTGTGAAATCCCTGTTGTTCATGTCCCTGTCCTTTCCTTCCATGAAAAAGAAAATACTGTTGGATGCTCATCCTTTTAGAACATATGCTTTATCATTGTTCCAGCATCATGCAGCATGATGGCAAGGCAAACTGCGTTCCAGCAATGCAATATCTCCAACTGGAAACTTTGCAGGCATAAGCAGATCATGTTACAACGGAAGCTCATATTCTTGGTGTCCACTTTACAGTCTTGATTGTTACCATATATAGCTTGAATTTATCAAATGCTTCTTTTACTTCTGTCCTGTAAAATAATGACATTGGTGCTTTCGCCTAATTTTAACCATTTTCAGATTGGCACAAATGTGCTAAATGCGGAAGTGATGCACTCTATTTATGCTTGTGCTGTCCAAGTTCCTCTACTTGTGGAGACTGCTTTGGAAAAATtgatttcatcccagtgaagcaGAGCAACGAATTCAGCATGGGATTCTGCCGCAGCTGTTTTAATATGGCAGTAGCGACTGAGAAAGATGACCGTGAAGAGGTAATATGCATGCCCCAGGCCCATTTTTGAATTACAGTAACGAGCTTCCATTTCAAAGTGGTACTCAAGTTCCAATTAGCACGCATGCTATTCCATTAGTTGTcacccccctcccccatcccccCAAAAATTAACAGCCTTGTTGCTTACCATAAAGCTATTCACCATATATTTACCTGCAAGTTGCCCACCTGCACTTGTGTTGGATTTCTTAGTAGATAGAAGTCAGGCTGGTTTAAATAAAAACGCCAGTTTACTCATCCAAtatgttttttttccttttgtcTTTTTGTGACAAGAGTTCATGTGCATCTCCAGGCAAAGGTTGCTTTCGGAGGTACCCCGGAGAACTATGAAATATTGTTTAAAGATTACTGGTCAGTACTTAATGACAAGGAGCGTTTTACATTGCTCGACTTGCAAATCGCAAGTATTCGTCATAAAAGAAGCCTACAGTGTAAAGAAGGGAATGATTCGAATGAGTATCACAAGACAGATGGAAAGCCATTGGGTGACAATGATGGTGCTGGGCCATCATCTCTTCTTGACACAATGGACAAACCAAATGAAGTGCAAGCTACTCTGAAGAGAAAGAAGCTGGAGAAGAAAACATATGTTGGGTGGGCTTCAAAAGAGCTAACAGAATTCCTATCATGTATTGGTAAGGATACAAGCACGCCTCTTGACCATTTCAAAGTTGCTGAAGTTGTTAGGGAGTATGTTCGACAGAAAAATCTACATCTACATGATAAGAAGAAGAAATCTGTCATGTGTGATGAGAACCTGCATTCTTTATTTAACAAAAAGAAAATTAAGTACAACATGATCCATAGCCTGGTGGAAATGCATCTTTCTGCAAATGCAATTTCAGAGGATGAAAGTGATGGATCTGTGGATGATACTGGTTACACGGTGAAAAAGAAGCCTCGGAATAGTTTGGAGCCAAAAATTCCTAAGAGTGTTTCAGGAATAGACCCAATAATTCCTAAGAGTGTTTCAGGAACAAACAAGAATTGTCTTGCCGCTCTCAATCCGAATAACCTGAATCTGATTTATCTGAGAAGAACCTTAGTTGTAAAACTTCTGACTGAGCTAGACACATTTGAACAGAAGGTTATTGGTTGTTTGGTCAGAGTGAAGAATGATCTCAAGAGTTATACTTATATGATGACTAAGAAATATTACCAGATTGGACTAGTTACAGGTAATGTCCAGTTGAATCCACTCGTCTTCTGATGATCCTGCTAATTTTTTCCCATTCTAAGGGAGGCCTTAATTTTCTCACCCCATGAAAACATCCATAACAGGCATTAAGAAATCTTCAGAAGAATACAAGATTAAGAATACATTTACAGATGTTCTTTTATGTGTTTCCGGTATGTGGGATGATGTCAAGATCTCGATGCTATCAGAAGAGGACTTTGAGGAGGTATGTTTTGTTCACTCCAGTAGGATTTATTTTAGCATTGGCCTGGTCACCTACTCCAAATACAGCCTTCTTTTTGAACTGGCCTGGTCAAATAATTCTCTTTTATTCTTGATAACAGGATGAGTGCAATGATCTTCTGAAGTCGGCCAAGAAAGAGCTCTTCAAAAGGCCTACTGTTGTAAGTTTTCTTTTTTAACTGCAATGTTTGCGCTCCTTGTGCTATGCGTCTGTAGTCAAATTGGTCTAGGCATTTATCTCTCTTTCTTCTCTGTTCCCATTTGATGCTTCCATGACTAACAAATAATACTTGAGGAGGAAGATCAGGCCTACATTATTTAGTCATAACTCATAAGGTAGGGATTTGTTTTCAAGGAATTGACTGTCGGTAGTCCTTTTGGATACTGCTCCCTCCGTCTCAATATGTAAGACATTTTCTGATACTCCCTTTGTATCAAAAAACGCCTAACATAGTTACATTttgagacagagggagtatttcTGTAACTGAGATTATGTAGGATAGAAAATGTTGAGTGTCTCGTCAGGAAACTCCTGTGTTTGTTAATACCTAATCATTGATGTATTTAGTCTACTCCTTTTGGTTATAAAATAAATGTCATTCTGGGCAGTAAGTTCTCCAAATACACTTTGGATTAGCAGCTTCTCCTGTAACAATTGTAGAACCAGATTAAAATACAAATTATGAAGTATTCTTGAGATAGATCTGCCCATATGATTTTCCTGAAATGAAATCAATGTAAGTATTTTAATATTCACGACTACATTCTTGGCCAAAATTTAGACTCCACATGTCCCAAGTTGTCACTCTTTGATTGGAGGGGGTAATGTAGAAAGTGCACATGAGATCAGACAGCAAATATTTTGGTACCGTACAAGCCAGCTTGTTAATTTTGTGCTTTTTAGTTTCTGATATATTGAAAATGTTTGAAGGGCTTATTCTTTATCCCTTTTTAGTGTCATTCAGTCTCCTGTTTTACTTTAGCCTTTTAAAACATTCGTGTGCTTCTCTTAATGCTCAGGTTTGTGCTTTTTCCTTTTTGACAGGCTGAGTTAGAGGAAAAAGCGGCAAGTGTACATGCAGACATAGTAAATCATGTAAGTGCACTCTGATCACTTCAATTTGGAACTTTATTGTGGTAAATATTGAATGAAAATACATATAAATGGGAAATTTTTTATAACTAATTTGTTATCTGAAGCAATATAGAAAGAGGCCAGCTGATTATAAATCTTTTTGAGTAAGATAGTGCATGACTCAGCAAAAGATTCTTATGTACTCTTTTAAGTCTTAACTTTAACTGCATAAAGGAGTATCACACTTTCAACCTTGGCCTGTGTTAGAACTTGTATATATTTACCAGTAGTTGTTTTGTCTTTGTCCTTAGTTTGATATTTGAAGTcttctactccctctgtccgggtTTATTGGGCCCTTGAGCACAAGAACCCCGTCCGTTTTTACTAGGCCCCATTGGTGATTGTGTACAAATTTCTGCTTTGAATTAATTGCCGAGGCATAAAGAAGGATGCCAAAGGCCGGAGTCTGCGCTACACATGCGTAGCTGCGCGTGCGTGAGCATGCATCCATCCGCATCATTGGAGGAGAGTTGGTGGGCTCGTAGCTGCATGCCTAGTCAGCAGTAATTGACATGCCAAACGAGGCACTAACTAGCAGCAGGAGGTATTAATGCCTTAAAAAAGCCACACATAATTACTTGCTACCTTGGTCCTGCTGATTTGGTCTAGGCCTAATAAACCCGGGCGGAGGAAGTAGTATTAGAAGTTTAGGGTAGACTTGTTCATGCTCAGCTGAGTCGGTCTGGACTGTTTTTTTGACACCTGAACAGTTTCGGCCTTCTCCATATCCTGATAAAGGTAAAATGtaatagacagatattgtattaAGAAGATTATGAATGCAATATTCTTCCCTGAAAATCAACCAATGTTTTTAGTGTGGACATGACCTTTTAAGATCAGGCTTTAGGTCCGGCGCTGGAATGACCTCTAGCTAGGTGGTTGGATATCATTTTTCCTAAGTTGGCTGGATTTAATGGCGTACTCATGGGTTATTAGATTTTCCCAACCATTCTTCAAAAGGAAACTTTTTAGATGTTTTTAGTAGAATGCTACCTTGATTGCATGCTTGCTTATGTTTGTTATATAGATACCATATGGAGCTTGAAAGAGAAAATCTGGGTTCTCATGAAACTGAATAGTAGTGCTCCCTACTAATACATATCGTTTCTTTCTCGATATCCATATGCTTCTACGCAATAATTGGCAAAGTTGCCTTTTTTTTTCCTTTAGTGGTTTGATAAGGAGCTTCGAAAATTGGAAATGGAGTTGGAACGAGCGCGTGAGAAGGGGTGGCGTCAGGAATATCCTTTCCAGATTGACTGTATTGATCATGCAGCAGTAACTTGCCATGCTTGTGATTTGTAGTTGTGTATAATTTTTCATATTATTTTACTATCGTGTATTGCCAGCCTACGACTTAATGCACAGGAAAGAAACTTTGTGTGGTTCTTTTTTCCTTGACCAATTCTTACTATCCATGACATAAGTTGTCAGAAAATGCTTCTAAGCACACCAGAAGAAAGACAGCGCCGTCTTGAGGCGACCCCGGAAGTTATTCCAGATGCTGAAGGGGAGAGTAAAGAAACTGGGATTGAATCAGCAGTGAACATTCCTTTTCAAGGGAATCGAGGTACAAATGTAAATATATAATACTCcttccgtcccaaaataagtgactcaactttgtactgaCTTTGGACTAAAGTTAttacaaagttgagtcacttattttgggatggagggagtagttgttTTTCTCTTTCATTCTAAAAGCTTTATATTCATAATGCTGCCAAATATGTTCAAAGCAGGAGAAAGACAGCAACGTCTTGAGGTGATCCCCGAAGTTATTCCAGATGCAGAAGAAGGGAGTAAAGAAACTGAGATTGAATCAGCAGCAAGGAGCCCTTTTCAAGGGAGTCGAGGTACAAACGCTTGAAATTTCTGTTCTTAATTA from Triticum urartu cultivar G1812 chromosome 3, Tu2.1, whole genome shotgun sequence encodes:
- the LOC125545578 gene encoding zinc finger CCCH domain-containing protein 44-like isoform X5 produces the protein MRRRKPSDVTRTTATRPDPPATRRRARRHLALPPRAASTGNGRSPPEPRRSSAPLNPAALARSTPPLHLPGRINTFLISFPFASPHQSAPRSNPFPPPPIIPKPYPPSRRPLTAAARPPAARGQGGREEEKMGRWGMKLGDMAEFQCFVCKDAGDVRVCDSRNCLKSYHPCCVGKEDDFIDSSEQYVCDWHKCAKCGSDALYLCLCCPSSSTCGDCFGKIDFIPVKQSNEFSMGFCRSCFNMAVATEKDDREEAKVAFGGTPENYEILFKDYWSVLNDKERFTLLDLQIASIRHKRSLQCKEGNDSNEYHKTDGKPLGDNDGAGPSSLLDTMDKPNEVQATLKRKKLEKKTYVGWASKELTEFLSCIGKDTSTPLDHFKVAEVVREYVRQKNLHLHDKKKKSVMCDENLHSLFNKKKIKYNMIHSLVEMHLSANAISEDESDGSVDDTGYTVKKKPRNSLEPKIPKSVSGIDPIIPKSVSGTNKNCLAALNPNNLNLIYLRRTLVVKLLTELDTFEQKVIGCLVRVKNDLKSYTYMMTKKYYQIGLVTGIKKSSEEYKIKNTFTDVLLCVSGMWDDVKISMLSEEDFEEDECNDLLKSAKKELFKRPTVAELEEKAASVHADIVNHWFDKELRKLEMELERAREKGWRQDIHDISCQKMLLSTPEERQRRLEATPEVIPDAEGESKETGIESAVNIPFQGNRAGERQQRLEVIPEVIPDAEEGSKETEIESAARSPFQGSRGVIQTVADPLEVGIDESLEGASLRHDAACEVVFEAAGKALCSGGTPGPGLHTPLNTAAGKALCNGGTPGPGLHTQLNTAAGKTLCNGGTPVPGLHTPLNEVTGVIDIDNEDDGNGPSHHTGGDKEYVIDLVSDDDEDVHMEQREPERAKCDGPVAVNGIAAHAHDGPEAVNGVTVPTVHASNGLDGNTGPACSTSQAMVRDPVTVNGTGKSDQGWMYIDPQGREHGPYPMAQMREWQQSGYFPEGFRVWRAGRSRRGRASMLLIDAMRLH
- the LOC125545578 gene encoding uncharacterized protein At5g08430-like isoform X7 produces the protein MRRRKPSDVTRTTATRPDPPATRRRARRHLALPPRAASTGNGRSPPEPRRSSAPLNPAALARSTPPLHLPGRINTFLISFPFASPHQSAPRSNPFPPPPIIPKPYPPSRRPLTAAARPPAARGQGGREEEKMGRWGMKLGDMAEFQCFVCKDAGDVRVCDSRNCLKSYHPCCVGKEDDFIDSSEQYVCDWHKCAKCGSDALYLCLCCPSSSTCGDCFGKIDFIPVKQSNEFSMGFCRSCFNMAVATEKDDREEAKVAFGGTPENYEILFKDYWSVLNDKERFTLLDLQIASIRHKRSLQCKEGNDSNEYHKTDGKPLGDNDGAGPSSLLDTMDKPNEVQATLKRKKLEKKTYVGWASKELTEFLSCIGKDTSTPLDHFKVAEVVREYVRQKNLHLHDKKKKSVMCDENLHSLFNKKKIKYNMIHSLVEMHLSANAISEDESDGSVDDTGYTVKKKPRNSLEPKIPKSVSGIDPIIPKSVSGTNKNCLAALNPNNLNLIYLRRTLVVKLLTELDTFEQKVIGCLVRVKNDLKSYTYMMTKKYYQIGLVTGIKKSSEEYKIKNTFTDVLLCVSGMWDDVKISMLSEEDFEEDECNDLLKSAKKELFKRPTVAELEEKAASVHADIVNHWFDKELRKLEMELERAREKGWRQDIHDISCQKMLLSTPEERQRRLEATPEVIPDAEGESKETGIESAVNIPFQGNRAGERQQRLEVIPEVIPDAEEGSKETEIESAARSPFQGSRGVIQTVADPLEVGIDESLEGASLRHDAACEVVFEAAGKALCNGGTPGPGLHTQLNKAAGKALCNGGTPGPGLHTQLNTAAGKTLCNGGTPVPGLHTPLNEVTGVIDIDNEDDGNGPSHHTGGDKEYVIDLVSDDDEDVHMEQREPERAKCDGPVAVNGIAAHAHDGPEAVNGVTVPTVHASNGLDGNTGPACSTSQAMVRDPVTVNGTGKSDQGWMYIDPQGREHGPYPMAQMREWQQSGYFPEGFRVWRAGRSRRGRASMLLIDAMRLH